From a region of the Aulosira sp. FACHB-615 genome:
- a CDS encoding site-2 protease family protein — translation MQTNWKIGTLFGIPLFLDPLWFVILGLATLNFGVAYQEWGSVIAWSAGIVMALLLFASVLLHELGHSLAARSQGIKVNSITLFLFGGIAAIEEESKTPGKAFQVAIAGPLVSVGLFFLLRLVAIFIPETSPLSMMVGDLARINLVVALFNLIPGLPLDGGQVLKAALWKVTGDRFQAVHWAARSGQILGYAAIALGFAVDFFTRELALGLWIALIGWFGIRNANTYDRVTTLQETLLKMVASSAMTRDFRVVDAEQSLRAFADAYLLESAAPQVYFAASDGRYRGLVAIDDLRLVERSEWETRTLQTIVHPLTEIPTVTESTAIAEVINKLENEQLSRITVLSPAGAVAGVIDRGDIVSAVAQKLSIPFTDVEIKRIKEEGSYPPGLQLGVIAKSTVN, via the coding sequence ATGCAAACAAATTGGAAAATTGGGACTTTATTTGGCATCCCGTTATTTTTAGACCCTTTGTGGTTTGTCATTTTAGGACTAGCAACCCTGAATTTTGGTGTGGCTTACCAAGAATGGGGGTCTGTCATCGCCTGGAGTGCGGGGATAGTCATGGCATTGCTGCTATTTGCTTCGGTATTGTTACACGAATTAGGTCACAGTTTGGCAGCGCGATCGCAAGGTATTAAAGTTAATTCCATCACCCTATTTTTGTTTGGTGGAATTGCCGCAATTGAAGAAGAATCGAAAACTCCTGGTAAAGCCTTTCAAGTAGCGATAGCCGGGCCTTTGGTCAGTGTGGGGTTGTTTTTCTTATTGCGGCTGGTAGCAATTTTCATCCCTGAGACTAGTCCTCTGAGTATGATGGTGGGGGATTTGGCGAGAATTAACTTGGTTGTCGCCTTATTTAACTTGATTCCAGGCTTACCGTTGGATGGTGGTCAGGTGTTAAAAGCAGCACTGTGGAAAGTTACAGGCGATCGCTTTCAAGCAGTACACTGGGCCGCAAGATCAGGGCAAATTTTGGGTTATGCAGCGATCGCATTAGGATTTGCGGTAGATTTCTTTACAAGAGAATTAGCACTCGGTTTGTGGATTGCGCTGATTGGTTGGTTTGGGATTCGTAACGCCAACACCTACGACCGCGTGACTACTTTACAAGAAACTTTGTTGAAAATGGTAGCTAGTAGTGCGATGACGCGGGACTTTCGCGTAGTTGATGCTGAACAGAGTTTACGCGCCTTTGCTGACGCATATTTATTAGAAAGTGCTGCACCACAAGTTTATTTTGCTGCGTCGGATGGCCGTTATCGCGGTCTGGTGGCGATTGATGATTTGCGCTTAGTCGAAAGAAGTGAATGGGAAACCCGCACTCTGCAAACTATTGTTCATCCTCTCACAGAAATACCAACAGTCACCGAATCAACTGCGATCGCAGAAGTAATTAACAAACTAGAAAATGAACAGTTATCACGTATTACTGTACTATCTCCGGCTGGTGCGGTAGCTGGCGTAATTGACCGGGGTGATATTGTGAGTGCAGTTGCACAAAAGTTAAGTATTCCATTCACTGATGTAGAAATTAAGCGGATTAAAGAAGAAGGTAGTTATCCGCCGGGGTTGCAGTTGGGAGTAATTGCTAAGTCTACTGTTAATTAA
- a CDS encoding GAF domain-containing protein, producing the protein MTTNYYDATTSLQECQKQLQLDVQYQKILARILAKIRGSVPLESLCSTSCQDICRQLKIERVAIYQFNSDWSGSFINRLGFAEPPWNTLIAFGQDLVWQDSHLQETQGGRYRTNEPFAVADIYDAGHSRCHIEVLEQFQIRAYAIAPIFVGAKLWGLMAAYQHSAARQWENHEVKFLAQAASHLGIAMQQAEMIEQTKQRTAELQDAIARQRALTEVVGNIRSSVNTEIILNTACQELCKLLKLERAAIYRFNDDWSGEFVSQFGMVEAQWDRISPFGKNLVWEDTHMQETKGGRYRNNESFVVNDIYQAGHSRCHIDILEQFKIRAYALAPIFTGPKLWGLIAAYQHSGPRQWVNYEVEFLGQVGAQLGVAIQQTENLNQSKQQATALQEAIARQRALTEVVGKIRSSLDIDLILKTTCQEVCKLLRVERVGVYRFNQDWSGEFVSHFGMVEAQWDSINPFGKNLVWQDTYLQETKGGRYRNNEHFAVNDIYQAGHTRCHLDILEQFKIRAYALTPIFVGRNLWGLLAAYQHSAPRSWDTVEVEFLGQVASQLGVALQSSQVMAQVQTRADELHKSAEQRRILFDLVVKIRESLDLETILKTTVQEIRRSLIADRVGIFRFDPNVGFCSGEFIAEDVLPKFDSALSVKVQDYCFGDHFAPQYRQGQVQVISDVNSIGSKVPHLDVIERFQVKAQIVVPLMEGDELWGLLCIHQCTHARHWEEEELEFVTQVAAQISVALRQANLFQQSSLLGQTREEANQLAQALNELRTAQMQIIHAEKMASLGQLVAGVAHEINNPINFIYGNLQHAHQYTQDLLRCVKLYRQHHPDAAPEIREFFSNTEIEFLFDDLPKLFQSMQVGSERICEIVASLRNFSRLDEADFKVANIHEGIDSTLMILQHRLKPSGDSPTIHVIKDYDSLPLIECYPGQLNQVFMNLLSNAIDALEERNVQSTPELLAVQPSEIRISTSLMNKDWISIRIADNGFGVEENILARLFDPFFTTKVVGKGTGLGLSISYQIVTDKHKGKIYCHSELGKGSEFVVELPIRQVTSSKSLAKINPSEQK; encoded by the coding sequence ATGACAACAAACTATTATGATGCGACAACATCTTTACAAGAATGTCAAAAGCAATTACAGCTTGATGTGCAGTATCAAAAAATCCTAGCGAGGATTTTAGCGAAAATTCGGGGATCAGTACCGTTAGAATCTTTGTGTTCAACTTCCTGTCAAGACATTTGTCGGCAGTTAAAAATTGAGCGTGTAGCAATTTACCAGTTCAATTCTGACTGGAGTGGTAGTTTTATTAATCGTTTGGGCTTTGCTGAACCACCTTGGAATACCCTGATTGCTTTTGGTCAAGACTTGGTGTGGCAAGATTCTCATTTACAAGAAACCCAGGGCGGAAGATATCGCACAAATGAGCCGTTTGCTGTGGCTGACATTTACGATGCAGGTCACTCCCGTTGCCATATTGAAGTCTTAGAACAGTTTCAGATTCGGGCGTATGCGATCGCACCTATTTTTGTGGGCGCTAAATTATGGGGTTTAATGGCAGCTTATCAACATTCGGCTGCTCGGCAATGGGAAAACCACGAAGTTAAATTTTTAGCGCAAGCCGCCAGTCATCTAGGCATAGCAATGCAGCAAGCCGAAATGATTGAGCAAACCAAACAACGCACCGCCGAACTGCAAGATGCGATCGCCAGACAACGGGCTTTAACAGAAGTAGTTGGTAATATTCGCTCATCAGTCAATACCGAAATTATCCTCAACACTGCTTGTCAAGAACTCTGCAAACTCCTCAAGCTAGAGAGGGCAGCAATTTATCGCTTTAATGACGACTGGAGTGGTGAATTTGTCAGCCAATTCGGGATGGTAGAAGCGCAGTGGGATCGAATCAGCCCATTTGGCAAAAATTTGGTGTGGGAAGATACCCACATGCAAGAAACCAAAGGGGGACGCTACCGCAACAACGAAAGTTTTGTGGTCAACGATATTTACCAAGCTGGTCACTCACGTTGTCACATTGACATTTTAGAGCAATTTAAAATTCGCGCTTATGCCTTAGCACCAATCTTTACTGGGCCGAAACTTTGGGGACTAATTGCAGCCTATCAGCATTCTGGGCCACGCCAATGGGTAAATTACGAAGTTGAGTTTTTGGGACAAGTAGGAGCGCAATTAGGTGTTGCAATCCAACAAACCGAGAATTTGAACCAATCGAAACAACAAGCAACCGCCTTACAAGAAGCGATCGCTCGTCAACGCGCACTCACAGAAGTCGTCGGTAAAATTCGCTCCTCTTTAGATATTGATTTGATTTTGAAAACAACTTGCCAAGAAGTATGTAAGCTGTTGCGAGTCGAGAGAGTTGGCGTTTATCGCTTTAATCAAGATTGGAGTGGCGAATTTGTGAGTCATTTTGGTATGGTTGAGGCACAGTGGGATAGCATCAACCCCTTTGGCAAAAATCTCGTTTGGCAAGATACTTACTTACAAGAAACCAAAGGTGGACGTTATCGCAACAACGAACATTTTGCTGTCAACGATATCTACCAAGCTGGACACACTCGCTGTCACCTGGATATTTTAGAGCAATTTAAAATTCGTGCCTACGCATTGACTCCGATTTTTGTCGGCAGAAATTTGTGGGGCTTATTGGCAGCTTATCAACATTCTGCACCACGCTCTTGGGATACTGTAGAAGTAGAATTTTTGGGACAGGTAGCCAGCCAACTAGGAGTAGCACTGCAAAGTTCTCAAGTGATGGCTCAAGTGCAGACTCGCGCTGATGAACTGCACAAATCCGCCGAACAGCGCCGGATTTTATTTGATTTGGTGGTTAAAATCCGAGAATCATTAGATTTAGAGACCATCCTCAAGACTACAGTACAGGAAATCAGGCGATCGCTCATAGCAGATCGAGTCGGGATATTTCGCTTTGATCCGAATGTGGGTTTTTGTAGTGGCGAATTTATCGCTGAAGACGTACTACCAAAATTCGATTCTGCCTTGTCTGTAAAAGTGCAAGACTATTGCTTTGGCGACCATTTCGCACCGCAATATCGTCAAGGCCAAGTGCAAGTAATCTCTGATGTCAACAGCATTGGTTCCAAAGTCCCCCATCTAGATGTCATTGAACGCTTCCAAGTCAAAGCCCAAATTGTTGTCCCTCTCATGGAAGGTGATGAACTCTGGGGTTTGTTGTGCATTCACCAATGCACCCATGCACGTCACTGGGAAGAAGAAGAACTCGAATTTGTTACTCAAGTAGCTGCTCAAATCAGCGTTGCTTTGCGTCAAGCCAACTTATTCCAACAATCTAGTTTACTTGGTCAAACCCGTGAAGAAGCAAATCAACTCGCCCAAGCATTGAACGAGTTACGTACTGCCCAAATGCAAATTATTCACGCCGAAAAAATGGCGAGTTTGGGACAGTTAGTAGCGGGGGTTGCCCATGAAATTAACAACCCAATTAATTTTATTTACGGCAACTTGCAACACGCGCACCAATATACTCAAGATTTACTCCGTTGCGTCAAACTTTATCGCCAACATCATCCCGATGCTGCCCCTGAAATTCGAGAGTTTTTTAGTAACACAGAAATCGAATTTCTCTTTGATGATTTACCAAAATTATTTCAGTCGATGCAAGTAGGAAGTGAACGAATTTGTGAAATTGTCGCCTCATTACGCAATTTTTCTCGCTTAGATGAAGCTGATTTTAAAGTAGCAAATATTCACGAAGGTATTGACAGTACATTGATGATTTTGCAACACCGCTTAAAGCCTTCCGGTGATAGTCCTACTATTCATGTCATCAAAGACTATGATTCCTTGCCTTTAATCGAATGCTATCCTGGTCAATTAAACCAAGTATTTATGAATTTGCTCTCTAATGCTATTGATGCTTTAGAAGAGCGAAATGTCCAATCTACTCCTGAATTACTAGCAGTACAACCTAGCGAAATTCGGATTTCTACTTCTCTGATGAATAAAGACTGGATTTCGATTCGGATTGCTGACAACGGATTTGGTGTAGAAGAAAATATTCTGGCGCGATTGTTCGACCCATTTTTTACAACTAAAGTTGTTGGTAAAGGTACAGGACTAGGACTTTCTATCAGTTATCAAATCGTTACAGATAAACATAAAGGTAAGATATATTGCCACTCGGAACTCGGCAAAGGTTCAGAGTTTGTAGTTGAACTACCAATTCGTCAGGTAACAAGTAGTAAATCGTTAGCTAAAATCAATCCCTCAGAGCAGAAATAA
- a CDS encoding DUF6464 family protein has protein sequence MLNIKTLLVIIVGFLPSLFSLWLIRKTHLRTRAQLRQAAMNFAGTRGRHNIQRMDGDRYYLEGVGYLIGDISCKFNARSGYIRCAVNPCGPCQGCRYYEQKELTSSEST, from the coding sequence GTGTTAAATATAAAGACACTTTTGGTAATTATCGTTGGTTTTTTACCGTCCCTGTTTTCTTTATGGTTAATTAGGAAAACCCATTTAAGAACAAGGGCGCAGCTGAGACAAGCAGCCATGAATTTTGCCGGGACAAGGGGTAGACACAACATCCAACGAATGGACGGCGATCGCTACTACTTAGAAGGAGTAGGCTATTTAATTGGTGACATTAGTTGCAAATTTAACGCCCGTTCTGGTTATATTCGTTGTGCTGTTAACCCCTGTGGCCCCTGTCAAGGTTGTCGTTACTATGAGCAGAAAGAATTAACTAGTAGCGAATCTACTTAA
- a CDS encoding FAD-dependent oxidoreductase: MSSPLTEKILSQLPGDVLRGLRRTDDILTAIRENTAPIPTVVKENQEDLAHLDWDVIICGGTLGILIGCALAVRGLRVALMERGILKGREQEWNISRQELEVFLQLNLLTKAELESAIATQYNPARVSFYGGVEVWVENVLNIGVDPVYLLATLKNKFLAAGGKLLENIPFTEVIVHPNGVIVNQQFAAKLLIDAMGHFSPITKQARQDKKPDALCLVVGSCAQGFPENPSGDLLLSFTSLQNQCQYFWEAFPAKDGRTTYLFTYMDAHPQRLSLETLFEEYLRLLPTYQGVELSDLKFQRALFGFFPTYRDSPLKTPWNRILPAGDSSGSQSPLSFGGFGAMVRHLKRLTFGIEAALQTNQLSAPALSLLQPYQPNLSVTWLFQKAMSVGVNQNIPPEQINQLLAAVFEEMQKLGNPVLKPFLQDVVQFSALTQTLIKTGLSHPQLIAKIIPQVGLVNLLDWLVHYGNLGVYTALFNLSPMLETWIKSLPHPQQYYWHRLIDAWKYGSGADYCDES; the protein is encoded by the coding sequence ATGTCTAGTCCACTAACTGAAAAAATTCTGTCTCAACTTCCGGGTGATGTCTTGCGTGGGTTACGTCGTACTGATGACATCCTGACAGCCATTCGAGAAAATACCGCACCCATACCAACGGTAGTTAAGGAAAATCAAGAAGATTTAGCTCATCTGGACTGGGATGTAATTATTTGTGGTGGAACTTTAGGTATTTTAATTGGTTGTGCTTTAGCAGTTAGAGGATTGCGTGTAGCGTTAATGGAGCGTGGAATATTAAAAGGCAGAGAACAAGAATGGAACATTTCACGCCAAGAATTAGAAGTATTTTTACAATTAAACTTGTTAACAAAAGCAGAATTAGAAAGTGCGATCGCCACTCAATATAATCCAGCTAGAGTTAGCTTTTATGGTGGTGTAGAAGTTTGGGTAGAAAACGTCCTCAATATTGGCGTAGATCCTGTTTATTTACTCGCTACATTAAAAAATAAATTTCTGGCGGCTGGTGGAAAATTATTAGAAAATATACCCTTTACTGAAGTTATCGTTCATCCCAATGGTGTGATTGTTAATCAGCAATTTGCTGCTAAATTACTCATCGATGCAATGGGACATTTTTCACCCATTACCAAACAAGCACGCCAAGACAAAAAACCTGATGCTTTATGTTTAGTGGTGGGAAGTTGCGCTCAAGGTTTTCCGGAAAATCCATCAGGCGATTTGTTGTTATCCTTTACATCCTTGCAGAATCAGTGCCAATACTTCTGGGAAGCTTTTCCCGCTAAAGACGGCAGAACCACCTACTTATTTACCTACATGGATGCCCATCCACAACGCTTGAGTTTAGAAACTTTATTTGAAGAATATCTGCGCCTACTGCCCACATATCAAGGCGTAGAATTGTCAGATTTAAAATTTCAACGGGCGTTATTTGGTTTTTTCCCGACTTACCGCGATAGCCCACTCAAAACTCCTTGGAATCGGATTTTACCAGCCGGAGATAGCAGTGGTAGTCAATCGCCGTTAAGTTTTGGTGGTTTTGGTGCAATGGTGCGTCACCTCAAACGTTTAACTTTTGGGATTGAAGCAGCATTACAAACAAACCAATTATCTGCACCAGCATTGTCACTACTGCAACCATATCAACCAAATTTGAGCGTGACTTGGTTATTTCAAAAAGCTATGAGTGTGGGTGTAAATCAAAATATTCCCCCAGAGCAAATTAATCAATTGCTGGCGGCGGTATTTGAAGAAATGCAAAAGCTCGGTAATCCAGTCCTCAAGCCATTTTTGCAAGATGTGGTGCAGTTTTCGGCATTGACACAAACATTAATTAAAACTGGGTTATCTCATCCACAATTAATTGCCAAGATAATTCCCCAAGTTGGTTTAGTTAACTTACTTGATTGGTTGGTGCATTATGGAAATTTAGGTGTTTACACTGCCTTATTTAATCTGAGTCCAATGTTAGAAACATGGATTAAGAGCCTACCACATCCACAACAATATTACTGGCATCGCTTAATAGATGCTTGGAAGTATGGTTCTGGTGCTGATTACTGCGATGAAAGTTAA
- a CDS encoding actin-binding WH2 domain-containing protein — protein sequence MMERKAGSIKYFAVLIGLLRDRQGFLEEVRQGIRIPSKIISLLVCSSIFIAIYGGIIGSSHSWMQAISSAVKLPALYLITLLICLPTLFFSNIIFGSKRTFGQHFILVLTAVSVTSVLLFSFAPITLFFLLTTNNYQFILVLNVLIFAITGFIGISALYQAANTVIEQEDDGSKTRKRILQSWLFLYAFVGSQLGWTLRPFFGSPMHPFQLFREREGNFYLGVMKAIGYLLGLN from the coding sequence ATAATGGAACGGAAAGCTGGCAGTATTAAATACTTTGCGGTGTTAATTGGTCTACTGCGCGATCGCCAAGGTTTTTTAGAAGAAGTTCGTCAAGGAATTAGAATCCCTAGTAAGATAATTTCTTTGCTGGTTTGTAGTTCTATTTTTATTGCCATCTACGGGGGAATTATTGGCTCTTCTCATAGTTGGATGCAGGCTATTTCTTCGGCGGTAAAACTACCAGCACTGTATTTAATTACTTTACTAATTTGTCTGCCCACACTGTTTTTCTCTAATATTATCTTTGGTTCCAAGCGGACTTTTGGACAGCATTTTATTTTAGTCCTTACGGCAGTTTCGGTTACTAGTGTGCTGCTATTTAGTTTTGCACCTATAACTCTCTTTTTCTTGCTCACCACCAATAACTATCAATTTATCCTGGTATTAAATGTATTAATCTTTGCCATCACCGGATTTATTGGGATTTCCGCTTTATACCAAGCAGCGAATACAGTTATTGAACAAGAGGATGATGGTAGTAAAACTCGCAAGCGAATCTTACAATCTTGGTTGTTTCTTTATGCCTTTGTTGGTAGCCAATTAGGTTGGACTCTCAGACCTTTCTTTGGTTCTCCTATGCACCCCTTTCAACTGTTCCGCGAAAGAGAAGGTAATTTTTATTTGGGTGTAATGAAAGCTATTGGTTATCTTTTGGGATTAAATTAA
- a CDS encoding ATP-dependent Zn protease: MSQTALNLVAISVFLMTFSVLLGPLINLSPTIPALATFTILGIATLDSFSLQGKGGTILLDWIAGFSSEHRDRIIHHEAGHFLVASVLGIPVTGYTLSAWEAWREGQPGQGGVAFNDTELAAQLEKGTISAQMLDRYCTMWMAGIAAEALVFERAEGGGDDKAKLAEVLKVVGFSESAFQQKQRFHVLQAKTLLEENWSSYQALVQAMQQRASVEECQSAIASAE, from the coding sequence ATGAGCCAAACAGCCCTCAATTTAGTAGCCATATCAGTCTTTCTGATGACTTTTTCGGTACTGCTGGGGCCTTTAATTAACTTATCGCCGACAATACCAGCACTCGCCACGTTCACCATTTTGGGAATCGCTACTTTAGACAGTTTTAGCTTGCAAGGTAAGGGTGGAACTATCTTGCTAGATTGGATTGCGGGATTTTCTAGTGAACACCGCGATCGCATTATCCACCATGAAGCGGGACATTTTTTGGTAGCTTCGGTGCTGGGTATTCCCGTCACTGGCTACACCCTCAGCGCCTGGGAAGCTTGGCGAGAAGGACAACCAGGACAAGGCGGTGTTGCTTTTAATGATACTGAGTTAGCTGCACAATTAGAAAAAGGTACCATTAGCGCCCAAATGCTAGACCGTTACTGCACAATGTGGATGGCTGGTATTGCGGCGGAAGCTTTGGTATTTGAACGTGCTGAAGGTGGCGGTGATGATAAAGCGAAGTTGGCGGAAGTCTTAAAAGTTGTCGGTTTTTCTGAGTCAGCTTTTCAGCAAAAACAACGGTTTCATGTTTTACAAGCAAAAACTCTGTTAGAAGAAAATTGGTCAAGTTATCAAGCTTTAGTCCAAGCTATGCAACAACGTGCTTCTGTGGAAGAATGCCAAAGTGCGATCGCTAGTGCAGAATAA
- a CDS encoding secondary thiamine-phosphate synthase enzyme YjbQ codes for MPIIHQLIEIATEPGINIHNITPQIKDLIAQTSIKNGQVLVFSRHTTTALAINEYEVRLLEDIKVFFAKLAPASDRYLHNDLHLRDVPEHEPMNAHSHLLAMMLSTSEIIPIVDRELALGTWQSVLFFELDGPRQRTVSVQISGE; via the coding sequence ATGCCCATAATTCATCAATTAATCGAAATCGCCACCGAACCAGGAATTAATATTCACAACATCACCCCACAAATCAAAGATTTAATTGCTCAAACCTCAATTAAAAACGGACAAGTTCTAGTTTTTTCGCGCCACACAACAACAGCTTTAGCTATCAATGAATATGAAGTCAGGTTATTAGAAGATATCAAAGTATTCTTTGCTAAATTAGCACCAGCATCAGACCGTTACTTACACAACGATTTGCATTTACGAGATGTACCCGAACATGAACCGATGAATGCCCATTCTCATTTACTAGCAATGATGTTAAGCACCAGTGAAATCATTCCCATTGTGGATAGGGAATTAGCTTTAGGAACTTGGCAATCTGTATTATTTTTTGAATTAGATGGGCCACGCCAACGAACTGTATCAGTGCAGATTTCCGGTGAGTGA
- a CDS encoding NYN domain-containing protein, which translates to MVAHLPYNGKTSKRKNSVAIFCDIQNVHLSKDKAQLLLDFAQFQGRIDYKKLYYNSHYPGQLTSIKNLESLEIDCINVTDLSKNSADHRLMADCVKLFAPNRTTIPNIIILILGDWDYAGLIALLQAMKIKVIVFAQRGSASPKLMGLVGDSNFHFVDELPNLVNNQD; encoded by the coding sequence ATGGTTGCTCATCTACCCTATAACGGAAAAACAAGCAAGCGAAAAAATTCTGTTGCGATTTTTTGTGATATTCAGAATGTCCATTTAAGTAAGGATAAAGCCCAGCTTTTACTAGATTTTGCTCAATTTCAAGGGCGAATAGATTATAAAAAACTTTACTACAATTCACATTATCCAGGACAATTAACTAGTATAAAAAATTTAGAGTCTTTGGAAATTGACTGTATAAATGTTACTGATTTATCAAAGAATAGCGCGGATCATCGATTGATGGCAGACTGTGTCAAACTATTTGCGCCAAACCGAACAACTATCCCTAATATCATTATTCTAATATTAGGAGATTGGGACTACGCTGGTTTGATTGCTTTGCTACAAGCTATGAAAATAAAGGTGATAGTTTTTGCTCAAAGAGGTAGTGCCAGTCCTAAATTGATGGGACTAGTTGGTGATAGTAACTTTCATTTTGTGGATGAGTTACCTAATTTAGTAAACAACCAAGATTGA
- the rnc gene encoding ribonuclease III has translation MHKLLTFRNEKLLRRALTHRSYVHENPGEGEHNERLEFLGDAILNFLSGEYLYRHHPEKGEDELTRRRSALVDEKQLAKFSEEVGIDLRMRLGRGAILDGGFQNPNLQSSTFEAVIGAYYLDNNCDVEAVRAIVEPLFDSVPEQIVVVRSNVDSKNRFQEWVQRNITINPPEYITKQVGGLSHAPIFTAKVFVDGKEYGEGKGRNKKDAEKAAAENALAKLKQEGML, from the coding sequence ATGCACAAACTTCTAACATTTCGGAATGAAAAACTTTTACGGCGGGCGCTGACTCACCGTTCTTATGTTCATGAAAACCCAGGAGAAGGGGAACATAATGAACGCTTAGAATTTCTCGGTGATGCTATCCTCAACTTTTTAAGCGGTGAATATCTTTATCGCCACCACCCAGAAAAAGGAGAGGATGAATTAACACGCCGACGTTCTGCATTAGTAGATGAAAAGCAATTAGCCAAATTTTCTGAAGAAGTTGGTATAGATTTGAGAATGCGGTTAGGAAGAGGAGCGATTTTAGATGGTGGTTTTCAAAATCCTAATTTGCAGAGTAGCACTTTTGAAGCTGTTATCGGAGCTTATTATTTAGATAATAATTGTGATGTTGAAGCAGTACGGGCTATTGTTGAACCATTGTTTGATTCTGTACCTGAACAAATTGTTGTCGTTCGCTCAAATGTAGACTCAAAAAACCGTTTTCAAGAATGGGTACAACGTAATATAACAATAAACCCGCCTGAATACATTACAAAGCAGGTAGGTGGTTTGTCTCACGCACCAATATTCACCGCAAAAGTATTTGTTGATGGTAAAGAGTATGGAGAAGGAAAGGGACGTAACAAAAAAGATGCGGAAAAAGCTGCTGCTGAAAATGCACTGGCTAAGTTGAAACAAGAAGGTATGTTGTAG
- a CDS encoding sensor histidine kinase produces MDFSLILAENTNSIIEKWVMAVRQDRQIESADDLSYTAIRNHIPDVFRAMISVLAPSQESDIKSILKASWQHGLLRAEQGFEPTEIAREYRLLRIVIFDTLEADLLQGTPVEIVRYMRLIDAVIDEAIARCFKSYVEERLRELKHLHLSLTLHNEELTRLINANQDTFSQLAHELKHPLTSIIGYSDLFLRQQKRNSDIKDSYTNLEHIERVLRNGRHLLRLINDVLELSRYDAGKVQLQIAPTNVKELVINVCEMLEPLAEEKDLQIIVDCDRCPVEIFTDEFQLQQVITNLVSNAIRYTESGSVKIVCQILDENTWSFTIADTGIGIAPENQARIFEPYYRVSKGDRAYFPDSTGLGLAIVSRLVKLLQGEINVESQLGVGSTFTVTFPLKINT; encoded by the coding sequence ATGGATTTTAGTCTCATACTGGCTGAAAATACTAACAGTATCATCGAGAAATGGGTGATGGCAGTTCGGCAAGACAGGCAGATTGAAAGTGCTGATGACTTGTCTTATACAGCGATTAGAAATCACATTCCTGATGTGTTTCGCGCCATGATTAGTGTACTTGCCCCATCTCAAGAGAGTGATATTAAGTCGATACTCAAAGCCAGTTGGCAGCATGGGTTACTGCGGGCGGAACAAGGTTTTGAACCTACTGAAATTGCCAGAGAATATCGCTTATTAAGAATAGTAATATTTGATACTTTAGAAGCAGATTTATTGCAAGGAACGCCAGTGGAAATTGTGCGTTATATGCGTTTAATTGATGCTGTCATAGATGAAGCGATCGCACGCTGTTTTAAAAGTTATGTTGAAGAGCGTTTGCGAGAATTAAAGCATCTACATTTATCATTAACTCTGCATAACGAAGAACTCACACGGTTAATTAATGCTAATCAAGATACATTTTCGCAACTAGCCCACGAATTGAAACATCCTCTGACATCAATTATTGGCTATTCTGATTTATTTTTACGACAACAAAAACGAAATTCTGATATTAAAGACTCTTATACAAATTTAGAACATATTGAGCGAGTATTACGCAATGGCAGACACTTGCTGCGTTTAATTAATGATGTATTAGAACTATCCAGATATGATGCGGGTAAAGTACAACTGCAAATCGCGCCTACCAATGTCAAAGAATTGGTAATTAATGTGTGTGAAATGTTGGAACCGTTAGCAGAAGAGAAAGATTTACAAATTATTGTAGACTGCGATCGCTGTCCGGTAGAAATATTCACAGATGAGTTTCAATTACAACAAGTAATCACCAATCTTGTCAGTAATGCCATTCGCTATACAGAGTCGGGTAGCGTTAAGATTGTATGTCAAATTTTAGACGAAAATACTTGGTCATTTACAATTGCTGACACAGGAATTGGGATAGCGCCAGAAAACCAAGCACGGATATTTGAACCTTATTATCGTGTGAGTAAAGGCGATCGCGCCTACTTCCCCGATAGTACAGGATTAGGGCTGGCGATCGTTTCTCGGTTAGTCAAATTACTTCAAGGCGAAATCAATGTAGAATCTCAGCTAGGCGTTGGTTCCACATTTACTGTCACTTTCCCCTTAAAAATCAATACCTGA